Sequence from the Pararhizobium gei genome:
ATCTGCCTGATGGACCTCGAAGCCGTGTTTCCTCATACCGAAAGTGAAGCAGCATGAGCATGTCCGCCGCCTTTGACAGCAGACTGCCCCCGGACGAATGTCTGGCAACCGGCGAATATCCGCTGACGCGGCGTGATCTCGCGGAAATCGCCGCGATGATCTATGCCGATGCCGGCATATTCCTGAACGAATCCAAGGCGTCGCTCGTCTACTCGCGTCTTTCCAAACACATCCGCAATCTTGGATTGAAGGGGTTTCGCGACTATTGCCAGTTGGTGTCGTCTCCTTCAGGAGCCGCCGAACGCCGCGACATGCTTTCGCATCTGACGACGAATTTCACCCGTTTCTTCCGCGAAAATCACCATTTCGAGCACCTGAAATCGGATGTTCTGCCTGAGCTTCTCAGCCGTGCCAGGAATGGCGGCCGTGTGCGCATCTGGTCGGCCGCGTGTTCCGACGGCCAGGAACCGTACTCCATCGCATTGACGGTTCTGTCGATGATGCCCAACGTCGCCGACTATGATTTCCGCATTCTCGCCACGGATATCGACCCGAAGATCTTGGCTCTGGCGCGCGCCGGCGCCTATGATGCCACCGCTCTGGAGACAGTCAGTCCGGCCATGCGCAAGCAGTGGTTTTCCGAAACCAGCGTCAGCGGCCGCCAGAAGTGGCTGGTGGACGACCGCGTCAAGCGGCTGATCACCTTCAACGAACTTAATCTGATGTCTCAGTGGCCTTTCAAGGGCCAGTTCGACGTGATTTTCTGCCGCAACGTGGTGATCTATTTCGATGAGCCGACCCAGGTGAAAATTTGGTCGCGCTTTGCCGGAATGCTCACCCCCAAAGGTCATCTTTACATCGGCCATTCGGAGCGCGTGTCCGGCGACGCAAAGTCGGTCTTCGACAATATTGGCGTGACCACTTATCGCTACACAGGCAAAGGAGCGCGCTCATGAGTGCGGCACGCGTTCTTGTCGTTGATGACAGCGCCACCATGCGGGGCCTAATCACGGCCATTTTGAACAGCGATCCTGACGTTCAGGTGGTCGGTCAGGCCGCCGATGCCCTGCAGGCACGACAGGCGATTAAGGATCTGGACCCCGACGTGATAACGCTCGACATCGAGATGCCGAATATGAACGGCCTCGACTTTCTCGAGAAGATCATGCGGCTGCGGCCGATGCCGGTGATCATGGTTTCGACGCTGACCCACAAGGGTGCGGAGGCAACCATCGCGGCGCTGGAGATCGGCGCGTTCGACTGTGTGGGCAAACCCATGCCCGGCGATGCCAGGCCCTTCAGCGACCTCGCGGAGAAGGTGAAGGCTGCTGCGCGCTCGCAACGCAAATACATCATCACCGGAAACAAATCCGCTGCACCGAGCCCTGCGAATATCAATGCAGCCTCCGACTACAGGGCCAGCCGGAAGATTGTCGCCATCGGCTCCTCCACAGGTGGAGTCGAGGCACTGATCGCCGTGCTGCAGAAATTCCCGGCCAATTGCCCGCCAACCGTTATCACGCAGCACATGCCGCATACGTTCACCAAGAGCTTTGCAGAGCGGCTGCACCGGATCTGCGTGCCGACGGTAGAGGAGGCAACCGATGGCGCCAAGCTCGAGGTCGGCAAAATCTACCTGGCACCCGGCGGCGACCGCCACCTTCAGGTGGTCAATCCCTCGTCCCCCTCTTGCAGGCTCTTGGATCGCGAGCCGGTCAACGGCCATCGTCCTTCGGTCGATGTGCTGTTCGATTCCGTTGCCGAAGTCGCCGGCCGCAACGCGGTGGGTGTCATCTTGACCGGCATGGGCCGCGACGGAGCATCTGGTCTCTTGAAGATGCGCAAGGCAGGCGCCCGCACATTCGGTCAGAATGAAAAAACCTGTGTCGTCTATGGAATGCCGAGGGTTGCCTATGAATTGGGCGCCGTCGAAACGCAACTGCCCCTCAGCTCAATCGGGGAAGAAATCCTGAAGAGTACCGCCTCCCGAAGAGAAGGAAATGAATAATGTCGCTCGCTGAAAAAATTAAAGTATTGATCGTCGATGATCAGGTTACAAGCCGTCTGTTGCTGGGCGATGCCCTGCAGCAGCTTGGTTTCAAGCAGATCACCGTTGCCGGCGACGGCGAGCAGGGCGCCAAGATTATGGCCCAGCAGCCGCACCATCTGGTCATCTCGGATTTCAACATGCCGAAAATGGACGGTCTCGGTCTTCTTGCCGCCGTGCGCAACAATCCGGCCACGAAAAAAGCGGCGTTCATCATGCTGACGGCTCAGGGCGATCGCGCTTTGGTCACCAAGGCGGCGGCACTCGGAGCCAACAATGTCCTGGCCAAGCCGTTTACCATCGAAAAGATGAAGGCTGCGATTGAAGCCGTATTCGGGGCATTGAAATGATCAAGGATACTGCGGCCAAACGTGTGCATGTCATTCAGGGTGAATGGAAGGTGGTCAACGATCCGGATACTCTGCTGTCGACCATTCTCGGTTCCTGCGTGGCGGCCTGCATGCGTGATCCGGTCGCAGGCGTCGGCGGGATGAACCATTTCCTGCTGCCCGGTTCCGCGGAAGCGTTGTCGTCGGGCGGTGGCGATGCCACACGATATGGTGTTCATCTGATGGAATTGCTGATTAACGGGCTTCTGAAAAGCGGCGCTCGCCGCGACAGGCTGGAAGCGAAGATCTTCGGCGGCGCCAAAACGATTGCCCGTTTCTCGAATGTGGGCGAGCAGAATGCGATGTTCGCGAAACGCTTCCTACTCGATGAGGGCATCAAGATCGTGGGCGAAAGCACAGGCGGCGATCACGGCCGCAAACTCGAATATTGGCCGGTTTCCGGCCGCGCCAGGCAATATGCACTGACGGGTGTCGAAGCACAGAAGGCCGTCGCTCAGGAACAGCGGCCGCGCCCTGCGCCCAAACCGGTTCAGGATGCGATCGAATTCTTCTGATGTCCGGGGAGCCTGCCTGCTTTGTGGCAAGGCCGCTTGGGACGGAATAGGCATGCGCCGCTCCTTGAATGATGGCGGTAATGTAGTGAAGCGTGAGGGCATGGAATGCTGAATGAACTGAAAAGCCATATGCCGCACATCGACGAGGCGCTCCCGGATGTGATGATGCGTATCGTCTCGGAACTTTATGATGTTGCCTATCTCATTGAGCGCATCGAGCCTATGCTCAGCGATATCCATGTGGAAGCCGTTCTCGAATCGGCGGATCGGATCAAGGTTCTGCAGGGCATTGATCTTGCCGTTCAGAAGACCCGGGGTCTTGCCGAGTTCATCGACACTGTGACCGCCGCTATTCCCCAGCATTGGCTGGTGGACGTCACCACCGCGCTCAATCTCGTCAAACTCGCCGATATGCAGAAATCCCTGGGCAATGGCATGCTCAGACATGGCCACTCCCAGCCCCTGACCGATTCCTCCGGAGATTTCGAAGCTTTTTAGCGCCCGATTTTTGTTTCAGCTCGTTCGCTCTCCTGAAATGCAGCCGCCGCCCGCCGCCATCGCCGGGCGGCGGCTGCATTTCAGGGGAGCGGTTTGTGCGCCAAGAGACGGTATTTTGCACCGCAGTGCGAAAAGGCGCTCCAAGACAAGTTCGCACAAGTTTCATTTTCTAATGTGCTATTCGGGACAAATGGATTTCCGTAATTTTTCGGCGCATTCATTTGAAAACCCGAATGTTTGGATCTGCGCATGTTTTTTCTTCCAGGCGATGTTGCCTGACTGAGACATGGGCCACTGGGTGCGGAAACAGAATGACTCTGTTGGATCAACTTTCGACGGTAACGAAAAACCTCGCAAATCTTGGGCAGGGCAGGATTGTTGCGCTGGTCGCAGCCGGTATCGTAGCAGTCGGCATCGTCCTTGCGGCCGGCCTCTATCTTAACAAACCCTCCTTCGAGACGCTCTATGTCGGACTTGAGACGACCGATCTCAACCAGGTCAGCGTAGCGTTGGCTGAAGCCAATATCGATTTCGAGGTGGGTGCCGATGGAACGAGCATCCAGGTTCCCGCTGGCATGACCGGAAAAGCGCGGCTTTACCTTGCAGAGCGGGGTCTGCCCAACAGCGCCAATGCGGGTTACGAGCTTTTCGACAATGTCGGCTCCCTGGGCCTGACCTCCTTCATGCAGGAAGTAACCCGGGTCCGGGCCCTCGAAGGCGAAATCGCCCGCACTATTCAGCAAATTTCCGGCATTGCGGCCGCGCGCGTCCACATCGTGATGGCCGACCGCGGCAGCTTCCGCAAAACCGAACAGAAGCCGACAGCGTCTGTGATGATCCGTGCCAACGCCAATGTCGGCCGTAGTGCCGCGAGCTCCATCCGCAATCTCGTCGCGTCTTCGGTACCGGGACTCGGCATCGACGACGTCACCATCCTCGACTCGGCCGGCCAACTGCTGGCATCCGGCGATGACCCTTCAAACAGTGCCATGAACCAGTCCCTCGGCATCGTCCAGAACGTCCAGAAGGAAATCGAAAGCAATATCGACAAGGCGCTTGCACCGTTCCTCGGCATGGACAATTTCCGGGCAAGCGTCACGGCGCAACTGAATACAGACACCCAACAGATTCAGGAGACCGTTTTCGATCC
This genomic interval carries:
- the cheR gene encoding protein-glutamate O-methyltransferase CheR encodes the protein MSMSAAFDSRLPPDECLATGEYPLTRRDLAEIAAMIYADAGIFLNESKASLVYSRLSKHIRNLGLKGFRDYCQLVSSPSGAAERRDMLSHLTTNFTRFFRENHHFEHLKSDVLPELLSRARNGGRVRIWSAACSDGQEPYSIALTVLSMMPNVADYDFRILATDIDPKILALARAGAYDATALETVSPAMRKQWFSETSVSGRQKWLVDDRVKRLITFNELNLMSQWPFKGQFDVIFCRNVVIYFDEPTQVKIWSRFAGMLTPKGHLYIGHSERVSGDAKSVFDNIGVTTYRYTGKGARS
- the cheB gene encoding protein-glutamate O-methylesterase CheB, with the protein product MSAARVLVVDDSATMRGLITAILNSDPDVQVVGQAADALQARQAIKDLDPDVITLDIEMPNMNGLDFLEKIMRLRPMPVIMVSTLTHKGAEATIAALEIGAFDCVGKPMPGDARPFSDLAEKVKAAARSQRKYIITGNKSAAPSPANINAASDYRASRKIVAIGSSTGGVEALIAVLQKFPANCPPTVITQHMPHTFTKSFAERLHRICVPTVEEATDGAKLEVGKIYLAPGGDRHLQVVNPSSPSCRLLDREPVNGHRPSVDVLFDSVAEVAGRNAVGVILTGMGRDGASGLLKMRKAGARTFGQNEKTCVVYGMPRVAYELGAVETQLPLSSIGEEILKSTASRREGNE
- a CDS encoding response regulator, giving the protein MSLAEKIKVLIVDDQVTSRLLLGDALQQLGFKQITVAGDGEQGAKIMAQQPHHLVISDFNMPKMDGLGLLAAVRNNPATKKAAFIMLTAQGDRALVTKAAALGANNVLAKPFTIEKMKAAIEAVFGALK
- the cheD gene encoding chemoreceptor glutamine deamidase CheD, whose protein sequence is MIKDTAAKRVHVIQGEWKVVNDPDTLLSTILGSCVAACMRDPVAGVGGMNHFLLPGSAEALSSGGGDATRYGVHLMELLINGLLKSGARRDRLEAKIFGGAKTIARFSNVGEQNAMFAKRFLLDEGIKIVGESTGGDHGRKLEYWPVSGRARQYALTGVEAQKAVAQEQRPRPAPKPVQDAIEFF
- the cheT gene encoding chemotaxis protein CheT, giving the protein MLNELKSHMPHIDEALPDVMMRIVSELYDVAYLIERIEPMLSDIHVEAVLESADRIKVLQGIDLAVQKTRGLAEFIDTVTAAIPQHWLVDVTTALNLVKLADMQKSLGNGMLRHGHSQPLTDSSGDFEAF